The Aquiluna sp. KACHI24 genome contains a region encoding:
- a CDS encoding MFS transporter, protein MKAARTSDSRWLLLVLLNSGFIQAGVYVVRPMITYRAVDLGADATLVGLVGSAFALAPLLFAIVMGKWVDKGRDGTALVVGSGVSLAVTLGLIFFESFSFLFIAMPLLGIGHLFAMLGGQTMIANRSADPKYERNFGLLTFYASVGHAVGPFFGGVLADRGGVEVDVNAALWFAIALFVGAALSVISMFRKTLKVHIGASLDAGAVRKVLAVKGYKSAIFVAGSSTAVVDVMLIFLPLLGRQLGFGSTQIGILLAVRALASMGVRVVLGRISDRFGMKRILNTGALVTLLGVIAIAFVTDFYLLALVIAITGFAMGIGQPATMAWVSRISDPDHRGLAISIRLTSNRLGQVVVPAVAGSIATAGLGSVFFLLAALQAASIAVTNRALKT, encoded by the coding sequence ATGAAGGCTGCAAGAACGAGCGATAGCCGCTGGCTATTGCTCGTTTTGCTTAACTCGGGGTTTATTCAAGCCGGCGTTTATGTCGTTAGGCCAATGATCACCTATCGAGCCGTGGACCTTGGAGCGGATGCGACACTGGTGGGTTTAGTGGGATCGGCCTTTGCACTTGCCCCGCTGCTATTTGCAATCGTCATGGGCAAGTGGGTTGATAAAGGTCGTGACGGCACCGCGTTAGTGGTTGGTTCGGGTGTCTCACTGGCTGTGACGCTGGGGCTTATCTTCTTCGAGTCATTTTCGTTTTTATTTATCGCGATGCCGCTTCTGGGTATTGGCCACCTGTTTGCCATGCTCGGTGGTCAAACCATGATTGCCAATCGCTCGGCGGATCCAAAGTATGAGCGAAATTTTGGACTGCTCACTTTCTATGCATCGGTTGGCCACGCGGTTGGACCTTTCTTTGGTGGGGTCTTGGCAGATCGAGGAGGAGTCGAAGTTGATGTCAACGCCGCGCTTTGGTTTGCGATCGCACTATTTGTCGGTGCAGCTCTGAGTGTGATCTCGATGTTTCGAAAAACCCTTAAAGTTCACATCGGGGCATCGCTTGATGCTGGTGCAGTGCGCAAGGTGCTGGCCGTGAAGGGCTATAAGTCGGCGATCTTTGTTGCTGGTTCTTCCACTGCGGTGGTGGATGTGATGCTGATCTTTTTGCCTCTTTTAGGAAGGCAGCTTGGCTTTGGCTCAACCCAGATCGGAATTTTGTTGGCAGTCAGGGCACTGGCCTCGATGGGTGTCAGGGTTGTGCTCGGCCGAATAAGCGATCGATTCGGGATGAAGCGCATCTTGAACACAGGGGCGCTCGTGACGCTACTTGGGGTGATTGCGATTGCCTTTGTAACCGACTTCTATCTGCTTGCCCTTGTGATAGCGATCACAGGGTTTGCTATGGGAATTGGACAGCCGGCAACTATGGCGTGGGTTTCTCGAATCTCGGACCCCGATCACCGCGGCCTCGCAATCTCGATTCGACTCACCTCAAATCGTCTCGGTCAGGTTGTGGTTCCAGCGGTGGCGGGTTCGATAGCAACTGCTGGCCTGGGGTCAGTCTTTTTCCTTTTGGCCGCGCTGCAGGCTGCGTCAATTGCGGTTACGAACAGAGCGCTCAAGACCTGA
- a CDS encoding serine hydrolase, which translates to MKKTLKLISFWFLIPILALAVTAFSLTLVVRYPNPVAAYQLAQSVPSEQPELMPTHVIPASVLPHEWEVATESEVLPETFEFEGESYVVDDLLRATATKAFLVIRDGVITYEKYSEDFSQNELINTMSIGKTMVGMAIGNLIADGLIREQEPVTTYLPQYAFVEGLDQVTIKHLLDMQSCIGIDEDYPSGPAGWGYPVAQMFATTDMDFVLTNNLKVVCEPGSEEYEYRSVNTQLLGMVVTQVSGMSLSNYFGSSVWERVGAANDASWAVDREGGWEKSFCCFNVTARDLALVGGVFLNEGRAAFGPQAGARVISEDWHARMTTPAKVWFGGFGSERFGANMWHRPNGSYLTQGYRGQFMLMNPKTNTIIVKLSDDVENNYYDQVLTLLDLISAQQ; encoded by the coding sequence ATGAAAAAGACTCTCAAACTCATTTCGTTTTGGTTCCTCATCCCGATTCTCGCCCTTGCTGTCACAGCATTCTCCTTGACTCTCGTGGTCAGGTATCCAAACCCTGTTGCTGCCTACCAGCTCGCGCAGAGTGTGCCATCTGAGCAACCTGAGCTGATGCCCACCCATGTGATTCCAGCCTCGGTTTTGCCGCATGAGTGGGAGGTTGCGACCGAATCAGAGGTGCTGCCCGAAACCTTCGAGTTTGAAGGCGAAAGTTATGTGGTCGATGACCTGCTCAGGGCAACTGCCACCAAGGCGTTTTTGGTAATTCGAGACGGTGTAATCACCTATGAGAAGTACTCAGAGGACTTTTCACAAAATGAGCTCATCAACACAATGAGCATCGGCAAGACCATGGTTGGCATGGCGATCGGAAACCTGATAGCCGATGGTCTGATTCGTGAGCAAGAACCGGTCACAACCTACCTACCTCAATATGCATTTGTTGAGGGTCTAGATCAAGTCACCATCAAACATCTTTTGGACATGCAGTCCTGCATCGGAATTGATGAGGATTACCCCTCCGGTCCTGCCGGTTGGGGGTACCCAGTGGCTCAGATGTTCGCCACCACCGACATGGACTTTGTCTTAACGAACAATCTGAAGGTGGTTTGCGAACCGGGTAGCGAGGAATACGAGTACCGCTCTGTGAACACCCAGCTGTTGGGCATGGTTGTAACCCAGGTTTCTGGAATGTCACTGTCTAACTACTTTGGCTCCAGCGTTTGGGAGCGCGTTGGCGCAGCCAACGATGCCAGCTGGGCAGTTGATCGTGAGGGTGGCTGGGAGAAGTCGTTCTGTTGCTTCAATGTCACCGCTCGGGATCTCGCCTTGGTTGGTGGAGTGTTTCTAAATGAGGGCAGAGCTGCATTCGGTCCACAAGCTGGGGCGAGGGTCATTAGTGAGGACTGGCATGCACGCATGACCACCCCGGCCAAGGTTTGGTTTGGCGGGTTTGGTTCCGAGCGCTTTGGGGCAAACATGTGGCACCGGCCAAATGGCAGTTACCTGACCCAGGGTTATCGCGGCCAGTTCATGCTCATGAACCCAAAGACCAACACCATCATCGTCAAGCTCTCGGATGATGTTGAAAATAACTACTACGACCAGGTGCTTACCCTGCTCGATCTGATCTCTGCACAGCAGTAA
- a CDS encoding DUF899 domain-containing protein, translating to MNGTEMPGISDVLRVGKKVFLTYDIVGRGIKQFHNAYPYLDLTALGRQEAWEKPSGRSRPLGLQAGGPGMKLPDQYGK from the coding sequence TTGAATGGCACCGAGATGCCGGGAATCAGTGATGTTCTAAGAGTTGGCAAAAAAGTCTTCTTGACCTATGACATCGTCGGTCGTGGGATAAAGCAATTTCACAATGCCTACCCATATCTTGACCTGACGGCACTTGGTCGCCAAGAGGCTTGGGAAAAACCAAGCGGTCGAAGCAGACCCCTTGGACTTCAAGCGGGTGGCCCAGGAATGAAACTGCCAGATCAATACGGCAAGTAA
- the pdxH gene encoding pyridoxamine 5'-phosphate oxidase has protein sequence MESLERHEDYGQELLDESHLLADPIEQFKLWLKEAEQSNIYEPNAFVLGTVDPENHPRSRTVLLKGVGEEGFFFASNYLSRKGEALAANPYVSCVFGWYSIYRQVLIQGRAHKVSAEESDAYFNSRPRESRVAAWSSHQSQPIESRAALDAQFESALERYPGEDVPRPAHWGGYLIVPNRIEFWKGRSNRMHDRIEFSRTIADSGVVSEWQVQRLQP, from the coding sequence ATGGAATCCTTAGAGCGTCACGAAGACTACGGCCAGGAGCTGTTGGACGAATCACACTTGCTCGCTGATCCAATCGAGCAGTTCAAGCTATGGCTCAAAGAGGCTGAGCAGTCGAACATCTATGAACCAAATGCATTCGTGCTCGGAACCGTGGATCCTGAAAACCATCCGCGCTCAAGGACCGTTCTTCTAAAGGGCGTGGGTGAAGAGGGGTTCTTCTTTGCCAGCAACTACCTGTCCCGAAAGGGGGAGGCGTTAGCTGCAAACCCATACGTGAGCTGTGTTTTTGGTTGGTACTCGATCTACAGACAGGTTCTGATTCAAGGTCGGGCACACAAGGTGAGTGCTGAAGAGTCCGATGCCTACTTCAACTCAAGGCCAAGAGAGTCGAGAGTGGCTGCCTGGTCTTCGCACCAGTCTCAGCCAATTGAGTCTCGAGCAGCCCTGGATGCCCAGTTCGAATCTGCGCTGGAGCGATACCCGGGTGAGGATGTTCCGAGACCTGCGCACTGGGGCGGCTATTTGATCGTCCCCAACCGAATCGAGTTCTGGAAGGGTCGCTCTAATCGCATGCATGACCGCATTGAGTTCTCACGGACCATTGCCGATTCAGGTGTAGTCAGCGAGTGGCAGGTGCAGCGGCTGCAGCCCTAA
- a CDS encoding aldehyde dehydrogenase family protein produces MGLHLKQGTDFQSVFNRARQAAPEAFDQQSIRNLIGGEWVVLGNQANHLTPVDQSTIVGPSMLNLKQTQDAVHKASKMHTTWGKVTLDERKNRVAKAVELLREHRDTIAQLLVWEIGKPWKLACADVDRCIEGVEWYLGEIDRQIQGRTPLSGPVSNIASWNYPLSVLVHAELVQLLAGNAVIAKTPSQGGFHALTLSHALMARAGLPVTLISGSGSELAPALVSSPELGALAFVGGRNNGRAAASSLTSLAKRHILEQEGLNSWGIWNYSNWSELAAHLTKGFEYGKQRCTAYPRYVVQRELFPEFLEMYLEVVKNLRFGHPLAVQDPNDDYPDLHFSSVISAKKAKELNEAFDEAVNRGGVPLYRGKLSSGTFLDGQDTSAYVAPMTLLEPPKSWSIHHSEPFGPLDSVVLVDTEAELLAAMNVSNGNLVSSVATDDMAFAERVREESQAFKFGINKPRSRGDKAEVFGGRGASWRGCFVGGDLLVQSVTEGEGRLYGNFADGSRYPEVA; encoded by the coding sequence ATGGGACTACATCTAAAGCAGGGCACTGATTTTCAATCGGTCTTCAATCGCGCTCGTCAGGCAGCACCCGAGGCATTTGATCAACAATCCATTCGCAACCTGATTGGTGGCGAATGGGTGGTATTGGGAAACCAGGCCAATCATCTCACGCCAGTTGATCAATCAACCATCGTGGGCCCATCCATGCTCAATTTGAAGCAGACTCAGGATGCCGTTCACAAGGCATCAAAGATGCACACCACCTGGGGCAAGGTAACGCTAGATGAGCGGAAGAACCGGGTAGCGAAAGCCGTCGAATTACTGCGCGAACACAGAGACACCATTGCACAGCTTCTGGTTTGGGAAATTGGTAAACCTTGGAAGCTGGCTTGTGCCGATGTCGACCGCTGTATCGAAGGCGTGGAGTGGTACCTCGGTGAAATCGATCGTCAAATTCAAGGTCGAACCCCGCTGTCTGGACCGGTATCAAATATCGCTTCTTGGAACTACCCGCTAAGCGTTCTGGTTCACGCCGAGCTCGTCCAACTGCTAGCAGGCAACGCGGTGATTGCTAAGACTCCAAGTCAGGGTGGGTTTCATGCACTAACTCTTTCGCACGCGCTGATGGCGCGGGCGGGTCTGCCGGTCACCCTGATCTCGGGTTCGGGTTCAGAGCTGGCTCCAGCGCTAGTTAGCTCACCAGAGCTCGGAGCCCTTGCGTTTGTTGGTGGTCGCAATAATGGTCGCGCCGCGGCTAGCTCACTGACTTCGCTGGCTAAGCGTCACATTTTGGAACAGGAAGGCTTGAACTCCTGGGGTATTTGGAACTACTCCAACTGGTCTGAGCTGGCAGCGCACCTAACCAAGGGTTTTGAATACGGCAAACAGCGCTGCACCGCCTACCCACGTTATGTGGTCCAGCGTGAACTCTTCCCAGAATTCTTAGAAATGTACCTGGAGGTAGTGAAGAACCTGCGCTTTGGTCACCCACTTGCGGTCCAAGATCCGAACGATGACTATCCGGATCTGCACTTCAGCTCCGTAATCTCCGCAAAGAAAGCCAAAGAACTAAACGAAGCCTTTGATGAGGCAGTAAACCGTGGTGGTGTGCCGCTTTACCGCGGCAAGCTAAGTTCAGGCACGTTCCTAGATGGGCAAGACACCTCGGCGTATGTGGCACCGATGACACTCTTGGAGCCTCCGAAGTCTTGGTCGATTCACCACTCCGAACCATTTGGGCCACTTGACTCTGTTGTTCTGGTTGACACCGAGGCCGAGCTACTTGCAGCCATGAATGTGTCGAATGGAAACCTGGTTAGCTCGGTTGCAACAGATGACATGGCCTTCGCGGAGAGGGTCCGAGAAGAGTCGCAAGCCTTCAAGTTTGGGATCAACAAGCCAAGAAGCCGTGGTGACAAGGCAGAGGTGTTCGGTGGTCGCGGTGCAAGCTGGCGTGGTTGCTTTGTTGGTGGAGACCTGCTGGTGCAGTCGGTAACAGAAGGTGAGGGCCGTCTGTACGGAAACTTTGCAGATGGATCTAGGTACCCAGAAGTTGCCTAG
- a CDS encoding fibronectin type III domain-containing protein: MKIKVLLLSLLVGLVQTLVPVAAQANAPQPPAGPVFNQVQLKVLADNDFAVFMGNDQEITRLFYQNNVSWYAQVDAIQTLDVYPISGETFIYILPMGGNGYVPPGQGNGGEENWSGVLNNIPLLDYPGGEVAVGRSVSDPKDILHSGYLILNQHITGFTNSSGNISNGDFSVSLEDLQPASRNLIWGDAVRSSSPQIADPFNSCTVACSGNRFSPAIPNGAWDFPDGTAVLFRYPLSNANLPVSPGDRQITVSWKDPGAGGAVDDYLIEYKETSQPDSTYKVFGTVPGTARTSTVTGLTNGTAYTIRVSARNSAGAASSLGRSVVPTGTPSRPTNQAYAAGDGSVSIDFAAPDNDGGMAITNYAYSLDDGQTWITRNPASVASPITIPNLTNFTNYNVRLRALNPFGAGPASLPITVRPGITQTRTLTYLSGTLAETSPLPAGGTLAVGETFTIPAGPTRTNFTFTGWKEGSTLYAPGATYTVGATNPNLTAQWVQNSLLGLNTSQGASKVLTWNIAANQSIDVTVAAGSSNSVRIQIPNGALAPGTEVIFWRLLNDELAKARINNSKDYFVNLAVTWAKGDDVNTPKYVVDASIPILLTITNPDIVAGATAWQIVGDTVRVIGNATRNGELVIQFTEDPVITAANVPPAPAFSAPVATVDGFTVNITNYDAQYSWDTPTITAGTVTAGAPSGSTIPLTVTGLAPGQSATITQRAFLNGVYQAGTLTGNSIIPATAPQSNPIRTTPLLPEINSFSKRVLEEGASEQVTLFGRRLNLISKISIAGQPVKVESSSATEITLRLPSLKVGKYDLDMVVDGGGSLTFLEAFESIAKAQTVIEETPVLESPSPRASWSRMRLSGFQGDRSTITASLGSRLRAKVSGMGQASKVICTGTTSSTKATESDRLLALSRAKAACDRIRAMYPNASYTTKAWPASGVGARHRSVFIEIFGSKD, encoded by the coding sequence ATGAAGATCAAGGTTCTACTGCTTTCACTGCTAGTTGGTTTGGTCCAGACTCTAGTTCCGGTTGCGGCCCAAGCCAACGCTCCGCAACCTCCTGCTGGGCCGGTGTTTAACCAGGTTCAGCTGAAGGTATTGGCAGACAATGACTTCGCGGTCTTTATGGGTAATGACCAAGAGATCACCAGGTTGTTTTACCAAAACAACGTGAGCTGGTACGCGCAGGTTGATGCCATTCAGACCCTTGACGTCTACCCAATCAGTGGCGAAACCTTCATTTACATCCTGCCCATGGGTGGAAATGGCTATGTCCCCCCAGGTCAGGGAAACGGCGGTGAGGAGAACTGGTCGGGAGTTCTCAACAACATTCCACTGCTCGATTACCCAGGTGGTGAGGTGGCCGTGGGTCGCAGTGTCTCGGACCCAAAGGACATTCTGCACAGCGGCTACCTGATTCTGAATCAGCACATCACCGGCTTCACCAACAGTTCGGGAAACATCTCAAACGGTGACTTCAGCGTTTCCCTGGAGGATCTTCAGCCAGCAAGCCGCAATTTGATCTGGGGCGATGCTGTCAGGTCCTCTAGCCCACAGATTGCTGACCCATTCAACAGCTGCACGGTTGCGTGTAGCGGAAACCGCTTTTCCCCTGCAATTCCAAACGGAGCTTGGGACTTTCCAGATGGCACCGCTGTGCTGTTCCGTTATCCACTTAGCAATGCGAACCTTCCGGTGTCACCGGGAGATCGTCAGATCACAGTCTCCTGGAAGGACCCGGGGGCTGGAGGTGCAGTTGATGACTACCTAATCGAATACAAAGAGACCAGTCAGCCCGACTCCACCTACAAGGTTTTTGGAACAGTACCGGGCACAGCCAGAACTTCAACCGTTACCGGTCTAACCAACGGAACTGCATACACGATTCGTGTGTCCGCCAGAAACTCAGCCGGAGCAGCGTCTTCACTGGGTAGATCTGTAGTGCCAACCGGCACACCCTCGAGACCGACCAACCAGGCTTATGCTGCCGGTGACGGTTCGGTTTCAATTGACTTTGCTGCACCGGATAACGATGGCGGCATGGCCATCACCAATTACGCCTACTCACTTGATGATGGCCAGACTTGGATCACCCGAAACCCAGCATCGGTTGCCTCACCAATCACCATCCCGAACCTGACAAACTTCACCAACTACAACGTCAGATTGCGCGCACTTAACCCATTTGGTGCTGGGCCGGCATCGCTCCCAATCACGGTGAGACCTGGAATTACTCAAACCAGAACCTTGACCTATCTATCGGGCACTCTGGCAGAAACGAGCCCGTTGCCAGCCGGTGGCACTCTAGCGGTCGGTGAAACCTTCACCATTCCTGCCGGACCCACCAGAACCAACTTCACCTTCACCGGCTGGAAAGAGGGAAGCACGCTCTATGCACCTGGTGCTACCTACACGGTCGGAGCAACGAACCCGAACCTCACCGCTCAGTGGGTGCAGAACTCCCTTTTGGGTCTAAACACAAGTCAAGGGGCATCCAAGGTTTTGACCTGGAACATTGCGGCAAATCAAAGCATCGACGTGACGGTGGCCGCCGGTTCAAGTAACTCGGTCAGGATTCAAATTCCAAATGGCGCACTGGCGCCGGGCACCGAGGTGATCTTTTGGAGATTGCTAAATGACGAGCTCGCGAAGGCCAGAATCAATAACTCCAAGGACTACTTTGTAAACCTGGCTGTCACCTGGGCCAAGGGTGACGATGTCAATACGCCAAAGTATGTGGTTGACGCCAGCATTCCAATTCTGCTGACCATCACTAACCCCGACATCGTTGCTGGGGCAACCGCTTGGCAGATTGTTGGCGACACGGTTCGCGTGATTGGAAATGCCACTAGGAACGGTGAATTGGTTATCCAATTCACCGAAGACCCGGTGATCACCGCAGCCAACGTGCCACCAGCTCCAGCATTCAGCGCACCAGTTGCGACCGTTGATGGCTTCACCGTCAACATCACAAACTATGACGCTCAGTACAGCTGGGATACCCCAACCATCACGGCAGGAACAGTGACCGCTGGAGCGCCCTCGGGAAGTACCATCCCGCTGACAGTCACTGGACTAGCCCCTGGTCAGTCAGCCACGATTACTCAGAGGGCATTCCTAAACGGGGTCTATCAAGCGGGTACCTTGACCGGAAACTCGATAATCCCGGCAACCGCTCCACAGTCCAATCCGATCCGGACTACCCCGCTGCTGCCCGAAATCAACTCCTTCTCAAAACGAGTTTTGGAGGAGGGTGCCAGTGAGCAGGTAACGCTGTTTGGAAGAAGACTGAACCTGATCAGCAAAATCTCGATCGCCGGCCAACCGGTGAAGGTCGAGAGTTCGTCGGCAACCGAAATTACTCTTCGACTCCCATCCCTAAAGGTTGGAAAATACGACTTGGACATGGTCGTTGACGGCGGTGGTTCTCTAACGTTCCTCGAGGCATTTGAATCCATCGCGAAAGCCCAAACCGTTATTGAAGAAACTCCAGTACTGGAATCGCCTTCCCCAAGAGCCAGTTGGAGCCGAATGCGCCTTTCCGGCTTCCAGGGTGATCGATCAACAATTACCGCTTCGCTTGGCTCCCGATTGAGAGCAAAGGTCTCAGGCATGGGACAGGCGTCAAAGGTAATTTGCACCGGCACAACATCTTCAACCAAGGCAACCGAGTCCGATCGACTACTTGCCCTGAGCAGAGCTAAGGCTGCTTGCGATCGAATCAGAGCGATGTATCCAAATGCCAGCTACACCACAAAGGCTTGGCCGGCATCAGGTGTTGGGGCCAGGCACCGGTCAGTATTTATAGAAATATTCGGCTCAAAGGACTAA
- a CDS encoding NUDIX domain-containing protein, protein MELVRDVARVLLLSEQNEILLLAGSDPTQPAKGHWWFTPGGGLEDSESFHQAAARELFEETGFHAQVSGEPLWERVASFEFMGQLYRQREFFFTLRAHRFEPAPALLTEVEQQSFLRFKWWSFAEPSQTSETVYPVDLAERFDQILNHDGLTTTVLPEQRISG, encoded by the coding sequence ATGGAGCTGGTGAGAGACGTCGCAAGGGTTTTACTGCTGAGCGAGCAAAACGAAATCTTGCTGCTTGCTGGCAGTGACCCGACTCAACCGGCAAAAGGTCACTGGTGGTTCACGCCAGGGGGCGGGCTGGAAGATAGCGAAAGTTTTCACCAAGCCGCAGCCAGGGAACTATTCGAAGAAACTGGGTTCCACGCTCAGGTTTCGGGCGAACCACTCTGGGAACGAGTAGCCAGTTTTGAATTCATGGGGCAGTTGTATCGACAGCGCGAATTCTTCTTCACCTTGCGTGCCCATCGGTTTGAACCCGCACCGGCACTGCTCACTGAAGTTGAGCAGCAATCGTTTCTTCGTTTCAAATGGTGGTCTTTCGCCGAGCCATCTCAAACTTCGGAGACTGTCTATCCGGTTGATCTAGCCGAGCGATTCGACCAGATCTTGAACCACGATGGCCTCACCACCACCGTCTTACCAGAGCAACGCATCAGCGGATAA
- a CDS encoding ABC transporter ATP-binding protein, with protein MTNAVVSLKDVRREYLVGDQVTVALDGIDLEIQTGEYVAIVGPSGSGKSTMMNLIGCLDRPSSGVVEISGSSTQELNDDQLTALRSKSIGFVFQQFQLLPNTTAIENVMAPLLYQGIPSGKARQRAAEMLSQLGLAERLNFDRNRLSGGQQQRVAIARALVTEPDIVLADEPTGALDSKTGAQVIELLQQLHRDGRTIILITHDLEIAASAPRRVFLRDGKIERDERGAA; from the coding sequence GTGACTAACGCTGTTGTCAGCCTCAAGGATGTGCGACGCGAATACCTGGTTGGCGATCAGGTAACGGTCGCTCTAGACGGCATCGATCTAGAGATTCAAACCGGGGAATACGTTGCAATCGTCGGACCTTCCGGTAGCGGTAAGTCGACCATGATGAATTTGATTGGCTGTCTCGACAGGCCGAGCTCTGGAGTAGTTGAGATATCAGGCTCATCAACCCAAGAGCTCAACGATGATCAGCTGACCGCGCTTCGGTCCAAGTCAATCGGATTTGTGTTTCAACAGTTTCAACTCTTGCCCAACACCACCGCCATCGAGAACGTAATGGCACCACTTTTGTATCAGGGCATTCCCTCCGGCAAGGCGCGACAGCGGGCCGCGGAGATGCTTTCGCAGCTGGGGTTGGCTGAGCGCCTGAACTTTGATCGCAACCGACTATCTGGTGGGCAGCAGCAGCGAGTCGCCATCGCCAGAGCGCTGGTTACCGAGCCAGATATCGTGCTGGCAGATGAACCAACCGGTGCTCTTGACTCCAAAACCGGCGCGCAGGTAATTGAATTGCTGCAGCAGCTGCATCGAGATGGAAGAACCATCATTTTGATCACCCATGATCTTGAGATTGCGGCGAGCGCACCTCGAAGAGTTTTCTTGCGCGATGGAAAAATCGAGCGAGACGAGAGGGGTGCAGCGTGA
- a CDS encoding ABC transporter permease, which yields MNLLGTARLALNRIWATKTRSLLTMLGVVIGVAAIVALTSIVDGASQGINKSLATLGTNQLNISAMAPDALTEQDAEALAKLEGVAVMFMQSQNEGTIATSEARVSARLVGVSKDYFEAVKPELALGSYLSSNPAALQSRDVVFGADAANDLGLDATMLGETVKLNGQAFRLVGVLDDQAGFGTSGRVYVSLDAARKIFSQYPYVSSIVIQATTAEGVDALQVAADRLLRERYGLSDSTDARYTITNQASLLSAVSSITDTLGLLLTGIAAISLIVGGIGIMNIMLVSVRERTREIGVRRAIGAKQKDILTQFLIEAVVLSLAGGVVGLILGEIAAFFLAILGDWEFSIRMDTISLALGFSLAVGVLFGVWPARTASRLEPIDALRFE from the coding sequence GTGAATCTGCTTGGCACCGCACGGCTAGCGCTCAATCGAATCTGGGCCACAAAGACTCGATCGCTATTGACCATGTTGGGTGTTGTGATTGGCGTTGCCGCAATCGTTGCCCTCACCTCAATCGTTGATGGCGCATCACAGGGCATCAACAAATCTCTTGCCACCCTTGGCACTAATCAGCTCAACATCTCAGCCATGGCTCCAGATGCGTTGACCGAGCAAGATGCCGAGGCTCTGGCAAAGCTCGAGGGCGTTGCCGTGATGTTTATGCAGTCCCAGAACGAAGGCACGATTGCGACATCGGAGGCCCGGGTAAGTGCCAGATTGGTCGGGGTCTCCAAGGACTACTTCGAGGCAGTAAAGCCAGAGCTGGCACTCGGCTCATACCTTTCTTCTAATCCTGCTGCGCTGCAATCTAGAGATGTCGTCTTTGGAGCCGATGCCGCCAATGATCTAGGCCTCGATGCAACCATGCTGGGCGAGACGGTGAAACTAAACGGTCAAGCATTCCGGTTGGTTGGAGTCTTGGATGACCAGGCTGGTTTTGGAACGTCGGGTCGGGTTTACGTGAGCCTGGATGCAGCCAGAAAGATCTTTAGCCAATACCCCTACGTTTCCTCGATCGTGATTCAGGCAACGACCGCAGAGGGTGTTGACGCACTTCAGGTTGCGGCAGACAGACTGCTGCGTGAGCGATACGGGCTATCTGATTCAACCGATGCTCGATACACAATCACCAATCAGGCCTCCCTGCTATCCGCAGTTAGCAGCATCACTGACACGTTGGGTCTTTTGCTAACCGGCATTGCTGCGATCAGCTTGATCGTTGGTGGCATTGGAATCATGAACATCATGCTGGTCTCGGTTCGTGAGCGAACCAGGGAGATTGGGGTTCGCCGAGCGATTGGCGCTAAGCAAAAAGATATCCTCACCCAATTTCTGATCGAGGCCGTGGTGCTGTCTTTGGCCGGAGGTGTAGTCGGGCTGATACTTGGAGAAATTGCCGCATTCTTCCTCGCCATCTTGGGCGATTGGGAATTTTCGATTCGTATGGACACAATTTCTCTGGCCCTGGGCTTTTCCTTGGCAGTGGGAGTTCTTTTCGGAGTTTGGCCAGCCCGGACCGCATCTCGCCTAGAGCCAATTGATGCTCTGCGGTTTGAATAG